In Streptomyces sp. NBC_01381, a genomic segment contains:
- a CDS encoding endonuclease/exonuclease/phosphatase family protein — protein MLLGTWNLENLYRPGGRFGPKDKAAYEAKLASLAATIRALRPSVLGVQEVGDPEALRDLAEMLGERWEVTLSEHADDRGIRVGFLSNLPVSVVADEDCFPGPMRPVQVDDSGRPVARAGRGVLAVLVSTRAFFFEAAVCHLKSKLLSYPGGRFQPEDEGERARFGAYALYRRAAEATVVRSLADRMLHGDGREHQVVVLGDLNDEVSAATTQILLGPPGSEIGTPGFDKPDKGDARRLWNVAPLIPAEQRYSRIHAGRRELIDHVLVSKSLLDLVTTAGTGVPGSAATALPSIGDDENPAARRDAPGSDHAPVWIRIER, from the coding sequence ATGCTCCTAGGCACCTGGAACCTGGAGAACCTCTACCGGCCCGGCGGCAGGTTCGGGCCCAAGGACAAGGCCGCGTACGAGGCGAAGCTCGCCTCGCTCGCGGCGACCATCAGGGCCCTGCGGCCCAGCGTCCTCGGCGTGCAGGAGGTCGGCGACCCCGAAGCCCTGCGGGATCTGGCGGAGATGCTTGGCGAGCGCTGGGAAGTGACGCTCTCCGAGCACGCGGACGACCGGGGCATCCGGGTCGGCTTCCTCAGCAACCTGCCGGTGTCCGTGGTCGCCGACGAGGACTGCTTCCCCGGGCCGATGCGTCCGGTGCAGGTCGACGACTCGGGCAGGCCGGTGGCGCGGGCGGGGCGCGGGGTGCTCGCGGTGCTTGTGTCGACGCGCGCCTTCTTCTTCGAGGCGGCCGTCTGCCATCTGAAGTCCAAGCTCCTGTCGTATCCCGGCGGCCGTTTCCAGCCGGAGGACGAGGGCGAGCGGGCCCGCTTCGGCGCGTACGCGCTGTACCGGCGCGCGGCGGAGGCGACCGTGGTGCGCTCCCTGGCCGACCGGATGCTGCACGGCGACGGCCGCGAGCACCAGGTCGTGGTGCTCGGCGACCTCAACGACGAGGTGAGCGCGGCGACGACGCAGATCCTGCTCGGCCCGCCAGGATCGGAGATCGGCACGCCGGGCTTCGACAAGCCGGACAAGGGCGACGCGCGGCGGCTGTGGAACGTGGCCCCGCTCATCCCGGCCGAACAGCGCTACTCCCGCATCCACGCCGGGCGCCGCGAGCTCATCGACCACGTCCTGGTGAGCAAGAGCCTGCTCGACCTGGTCACGACGGCGGGGACCGGAGTGCCAGGATCGGCCGCGACCGCGCTCCCCTCGATCGGCGACGACGAGAATCCGGCGGCGCGCAGGGACGCTCCGGGCTCGGACCACGCGCCGGTCTGGATACGGATCGAGCGCTGA
- a CDS encoding FUSC family protein, giving the protein MSRLTIPRPVALPPWLGHALRIQRGPVPWHAVLRGALAAGPLLLGAVVVGRPSIGVVAALGAMLAGINDRPGGRRAAVRRLGVPAVGGAGGLVFGAYVGAWGGGAWLLPVLFGVLGLLAGAFSAVGPVASAGGTQLLVAAAVGAGMPLPEPGWQRALFFLAGAGWLIALRLVLPSPGKGDYRFGGERGAVAAVYEAVAALLAAAGTPHAPARRAALTAALDQAQDAIAGPRLRLWPGRAAEQRIHAQYLAALPLGEAATALAWAGEPLPARTGEGVRRLAAAVRDGRPCGPLPAPARSDAGLRALDDALLHAADAFDRGTAEPPPATGSGPVDVLRTAVGPGGREYGVRVALCFGVSAAVAQGLHHAHWYWLPATAVFLVKPDLGPLASRVLCRALGTVLGAVLFAGLAALLPAPAGLVAVVAVCGALIPVATRHFAAQTAVVTVLVLSLVMVGGEPAASWGRIGETLLACGIVLLVGHLPWPVRRGGRVQARLATARESAHAYLRHVLSGVEQGAGAGVRAGARDRAHRWALRREAYRTLAEARAAIDLAAAELPALARHSAGSEKVAATLERLVDTTTACAVHVDDTGRLPKRHEERIDALLAELELELELQLETVA; this is encoded by the coding sequence GTGAGCCGTCTGACGATCCCGCGCCCGGTCGCCCTTCCGCCCTGGCTCGGGCATGCCCTCCGTATACAGCGCGGTCCCGTTCCGTGGCACGCCGTGCTGCGCGGTGCGCTCGCCGCGGGGCCGTTGCTTCTCGGGGCCGTGGTTGTCGGGCGGCCGTCCATCGGGGTCGTCGCCGCGCTCGGGGCCATGCTCGCCGGGATCAATGACCGGCCAGGGGGTCGGCGGGCCGCTGTTCGGCGGTTGGGGGTGCCCGCCGTCGGTGGCGCGGGTGGGTTGGTCTTCGGGGCGTACGTCGGTGCGTGGGGTGGTGGGGCGTGGCTGCTGCCCGTCCTCTTTGGAGTGCTTGGGCTGCTCGCCGGTGCCTTCAGTGCGGTGGGGCCCGTCGCGTCCGCCGGAGGTACGCAGTTGCTTGTTGCGGCTGCCGTCGGGGCCGGGATGCCGTTGCCCGAACCCGGGTGGCAGCGGGCGTTGTTCTTCCTCGCCGGGGCCGGCTGGCTCATTGCGCTGCGGCTCGTGCTGCCCTCGCCGGGGAAGGGTGACTACCGGTTCGGTGGGGAGCGGGGGGCCGTCGCCGCCGTGTACGAAGCCGTCGCCGCGCTCCTCGCCGCCGCCGGGACACCGCACGCGCCCGCCCGCCGCGCCGCCCTCACCGCCGCTCTCGACCAGGCGCAGGACGCGATCGCCGGGCCACGTCTGCGGCTGTGGCCCGGCCGAGCTGCCGAGCAGCGGATCCATGCGCAGTACCTCGCCGCGCTGCCGCTCGGCGAGGCCGCGACCGCGCTCGCCTGGGCCGGTGAGCCGTTGCCCGCGCGTACGGGGGAGGGGGTGCGGCGCCTCGCGGCCGCCGTCCGTGACGGCCGCCCCTGTGGTCCGCTGCCCGCGCCCGCCCGCTCCGACGCCGGGCTCCGCGCCCTCGACGACGCCCTGCTGCACGCCGCCGACGCCTTCGACAGGGGGACTGCCGAGCCGCCGCCTGCAACGGGGAGCGGCCCCGTCGACGTACTGCGCACGGCAGTTGGTCCCGGCGGGCGTGAGTACGGCGTGCGTGTCGCGCTCTGCTTCGGGGTGAGCGCCGCCGTCGCGCAGGGACTGCACCACGCGCACTGGTACTGGCTGCCCGCCACCGCCGTATTCCTGGTCAAGCCCGATCTGGGGCCGTTGGCGTCTCGTGTGCTGTGCCGTGCGCTCGGTACGGTTCTTGGCGCTGTTCTCTTCGCGGGGCTCGCCGCCCTGTTGCCGGCACCCGCCGGGCTCGTCGCCGTGGTCGCGGTGTGCGGCGCCCTCATTCCCGTCGCCACCCGGCACTTCGCCGCGCAGACCGCCGTCGTGACGGTGCTCGTGCTCTCGCTCGTCATGGTGGGCGGCGAGCCGGCGGCCTCCTGGGGGCGGATCGGCGAGACGCTGCTCGCCTGCGGGATCGTCCTGCTCGTCGGGCATCTGCCGTGGCCGGTGCGGCGCGGCGGCCGCGTACAGGCCAGGCTCGCCACCGCCCGCGAGTCGGCGCACGCGTATCTGCGGCATGTTCTGAGCGGTGTCGAACAAGGCGCAGGCGCAGGAGTGCGCGCAGGTGCCCGTGACCGTGCCCACCGTTGGGCCCTGCGCCGCGAGGCCTATCGGACGCTGGCCGAGGCCCGCGCCGCCATCGACCTGGCGGCCGCCGAACTCCCCGCCCTGGCACGGCACTCCGCCGGCTCGGAGAAGGTGGCGGCCACCCTGGAACGCCTCGTCGACACCACGACGGCCTGCGCGGTCCACGTCGACGACACCGGGCGTTTGCCGAAGCGGCACGAGGAGCGGATCGATGCGCTCCTCGCCGAGCTGGAGCTGGAGCTGGAGCTCCAGCTTGAGACCGTGGCCTGA
- a CDS encoding amidohydrolase, giving the protein MTPPPAHGPADLVITGCTALVHDDATGHTTGDATGDATGEVRFRNDAAIVVRDGLIDSVTTTGAVADLAAAERIDARGQAALPGLINCHTHTPMVALRGLAEDLPAHEWFNDWIWPIESNLTERVVALGARLACAEMIRGGVTCFADHYFAMDAVADAVADSGLRANLGAAFFSSQGPDGRAASLEFALRQRGAADGRISTSLAPHAPYTVDDADLAATAELAREHGLMVHLHAAENAEQTDNSLARHGRTPIEVLHRAGLLDVDVLIAHGTGIRDRDLPVLRQATGRVAVASAPRGYLKFGWDTTPVRALRGIGVPVGLATDGAASNNSLDVWESMALTALVQKSTERDPSWLTARQALHHATLQSAHAVGLGGQIGSLAPGRRADIVLVDLTGPHTQPVHDLAATLVHSARSADVRTTIVDGRVLMRDGRLLTLDVPEIIGELNAELPALIDRSHGKRIQDYEG; this is encoded by the coding sequence ATGACGCCGCCCCCCGCGCACGGCCCCGCCGACCTGGTCATCACGGGCTGCACGGCCCTCGTCCACGACGACGCCACCGGTCACACCACTGGTGACGCCACTGGTGACGCCACCGGTGAAGTCCGCTTCCGCAACGACGCCGCCATCGTCGTACGAGACGGCCTCATCGACAGCGTCACCACGACCGGCGCCGTGGCGGACCTCGCCGCCGCCGAGCGGATCGACGCCCGTGGCCAGGCCGCCCTGCCCGGCCTGATCAACTGCCATACGCACACACCGATGGTGGCCCTGCGCGGCCTCGCCGAGGATCTGCCGGCGCACGAGTGGTTCAACGACTGGATCTGGCCCATCGAGTCCAACCTGACCGAGCGGGTCGTCGCGCTCGGCGCGCGGCTCGCGTGTGCCGAGATGATCCGGGGCGGGGTGACCTGCTTCGCCGACCACTACTTCGCGATGGACGCCGTCGCCGACGCGGTGGCGGACAGCGGCCTGCGCGCCAACCTGGGCGCGGCGTTCTTCTCCTCGCAGGGGCCCGACGGCCGCGCCGCCTCCCTGGAGTTCGCGCTGCGGCAGCGCGGTGCCGCCGACGGGCGGATCAGCACCTCGCTCGCCCCGCACGCGCCGTACACCGTCGACGACGCCGACCTCGCCGCGACCGCCGAACTCGCCCGTGAACACGGCCTGATGGTCCATCTGCACGCCGCGGAGAACGCCGAGCAGACCGACAACAGCCTGGCCAGGCACGGCCGCACCCCCATCGAGGTCCTTCACCGCGCAGGACTCCTCGACGTGGACGTCCTCATCGCGCACGGCACCGGCATCCGCGACCGTGACCTGCCCGTGCTGCGGCAGGCCACGGGACGCGTCGCCGTCGCGTCCGCGCCCCGCGGCTACCTCAAGTTCGGCTGGGACACCACGCCCGTGCGGGCCCTGCGCGGGATCGGCGTCCCCGTCGGCCTCGCCACGGACGGTGCCGCGTCGAACAACTCCCTCGACGTGTGGGAGTCCATGGCGCTCACCGCGCTCGTCCAGAAGTCCACGGAACGCGACCCGTCCTGGCTGACGGCACGTCAGGCGCTGCACCATGCCACGCTGCAGAGCGCGCACGCCGTCGGCCTCGGCGGGCAGATCGGCAGCCTCGCGCCGGGGCGCCGCGCCGACATCGTCCTCGTCGACCTCACCGGACCGCACACCCAGCCGGTGCACGACCTCGCGGCCACGCTCGTGCACAGCGCGCGCTCCGCGGACGTCCGCACGACGATCGTCGACGGGCGGGTCCTGATGCGCGACGGGCGGCTGCTGACCCTCGATGTGCCGGAGATCATCGGGGAGTTGAACGCCGAACTGCCCGCCCTGATCGACCGGAGCCACGGCAAGCGGATCCAGGACTACGAGGGCTGA
- a CDS encoding ABC transporter ATP-binding protein — MPAGSGTSASETLLFGGPLRYDTGWAQHEEAFLQLGFRSMVKRLPALLAASFRLARQADRQATRIVVGAEVGRGLAQAVSLLAVNSVLGRLMTDAPVADRLRGAAPALVTVATVLFVAALLRAASTYATGRLEPKVERVATEQYLEKAASVELSAIEDDAFHKLLDTAQYGAASARRMIGIATRVVNAMISLIAAAGVLTVLHPVLLPLLVTMTLPSAWSALTIARRRYVSFHAWVQHARAGRLIGSLLTEARAAPEIRVHGVGPFLLRHFRSMSEAAEEEQARLARLAARTGLIAAAWTGLATVATYATLGGLLLAGAMALSVAGTAVIAIRTGASNLDTLVLEVNSLHEDALFVGDLERLFVEAAQRAIPVGGAELPPDPREIRFENVTFRYPGTSGRDALSDVSLTLPTGKIVALVGENGSGKTTLVKLLAGLYPPKEGRILWGDVDAATADRHRLAERVAMVAQDFKRWPFTARVNIAIGRASVPLTDERIGASVAEAGAGDVVADLPRGLDTLLARAFTGGHELSGGQWQRLGIARAAYRRGGILIVDEPTAALDARAELEVFEKIRALAGTGQTVILITHRLASVRHADLVHVLDQGRLVESGTPDELLRTGGVYAELYALQADQFTAQVPSPNGHADR; from the coding sequence ATCCCTGCAGGCAGCGGAACTTCAGCGTCGGAGACGCTGCTCTTCGGCGGCCCGCTGCGCTACGACACCGGCTGGGCCCAGCACGAAGAGGCCTTCCTCCAGCTGGGGTTCCGTTCCATGGTCAAGCGCCTCCCCGCGCTCCTCGCCGCCAGCTTCCGGCTCGCCCGGCAGGCCGACCGCCAGGCCACACGCATCGTCGTCGGCGCGGAAGTGGGCCGGGGACTCGCGCAGGCGGTGAGCCTGCTCGCGGTCAACAGCGTGCTCGGCCGGCTGATGACGGACGCGCCCGTCGCCGACCGGCTGCGCGGCGCGGCGCCCGCCCTGGTGACCGTGGCGACCGTGCTGTTCGTCGCCGCGCTGCTGCGTGCCGCCTCGACGTACGCGACGGGACGCCTTGAGCCGAAGGTCGAACGGGTCGCCACCGAGCAGTACTTGGAGAAGGCGGCGTCGGTGGAGCTGTCGGCCATCGAGGACGACGCGTTCCACAAGCTGCTCGACACCGCGCAGTACGGCGCCGCTTCGGCCCGCCGCATGATCGGCATCGCGACGCGCGTGGTGAACGCGATGATCTCGCTGATCGCCGCGGCGGGCGTGCTGACCGTGCTGCACCCGGTGCTGCTTCCGCTCCTGGTGACGATGACCCTGCCCAGCGCGTGGAGCGCCCTGACGATCGCCCGGCGCCGCTATGTCTCCTTCCACGCCTGGGTGCAGCACGCCCGCGCGGGACGTCTGATCGGCAGCCTGCTGACGGAGGCGCGGGCCGCCCCGGAGATCCGGGTGCACGGCGTGGGCCCCTTCCTGCTGCGGCATTTCCGCTCCATGTCGGAGGCCGCGGAGGAGGAGCAGGCCCGCCTTGCGCGGCTCGCCGCGCGTACGGGCCTCATCGCGGCGGCGTGGACGGGCCTGGCCACGGTGGCGACGTACGCGACGCTCGGCGGTCTGCTGCTCGCGGGGGCGATGGCGCTGTCCGTCGCGGGAACGGCCGTGATCGCGATCCGTACCGGGGCGTCGAACCTGGACACGCTCGTCCTCGAGGTCAACTCGCTGCACGAGGACGCCCTGTTCGTGGGCGATCTGGAGCGGCTCTTCGTGGAGGCGGCGCAGCGCGCGATCCCGGTCGGCGGCGCCGAACTGCCTCCCGATCCACGGGAGATACGGTTCGAGAACGTCACCTTCCGCTATCCGGGGACGTCGGGCAGGGACGCGCTCAGCGATGTCTCGCTCACCCTGCCCACCGGGAAGATCGTCGCCCTTGTGGGGGAGAACGGCTCGGGCAAGACCACGCTGGTGAAGCTCCTTGCGGGCCTGTACCCGCCGAAGGAGGGCCGGATCCTGTGGGGCGACGTGGACGCGGCGACGGCGGACCGGCACCGGCTTGCCGAGCGCGTCGCGATGGTGGCGCAGGACTTCAAGCGGTGGCCGTTCACGGCCCGCGTGAACATCGCGATCGGCCGTGCGTCGGTGCCGCTGACCGACGAGCGGATCGGCGCGTCCGTCGCGGAGGCCGGCGCCGGTGACGTGGTGGCCGATCTGCCGCGCGGGCTCGACACCCTGCTCGCCCGGGCGTTCACCGGTGGGCACGAGCTCTCGGGAGGGCAGTGGCAGCGGCTCGGCATCGCGCGTGCGGCGTACCGGCGCGGCGGCATCCTGATCGTGGACGAGCCGACGGCGGCGCTCGATGCCCGGGCGGAACTGGAGGTCTTCGAGAAGATCAGGGCGCTGGCCGGGACGGGCCAGACGGTCATCCTCATCACCCACCGCCTGGCGTCGGTGCGGCACGCGGATCTGGTCCATGTCCTGGACCAGGGGCGCCTGGTGGAGTCGGGCACCCCGGACGAACTCCTGCGGACGGGCGGCGTCTACGCGGAGCTGTACGCGCTGCAGGCGGACCAGTTCACGGCGCAGGTCCCGTCCCCCAACGGGCACGCCGATCGCTGA
- a CDS encoding DUF899 domain-containing protein, whose amino-acid sequence MGLPDIVTREEWLAARAELLAKEKAATRARDALNAERRRLPMVEIEKEYLFAGSDGKATLFDLFDGHAQLIVHHFMFAPEWDAGCPSCSAFLDQIGHLAHLRARGTNFVAISRAPFTKILPFKARMGWTVPWYSSNGDDFNHDFHATVDEDGQTVEAPGLSCFLRDGDRVFHTYSAYDRGTDWVGSYSSLLDLTALGRQEEWELPKGRSSALGAPAGSGLVRYHDEYEE is encoded by the coding sequence ATGGGACTTCCCGACATCGTCACGCGCGAGGAGTGGCTCGCCGCGCGCGCGGAACTGCTCGCCAAGGAGAAGGCGGCGACCCGGGCGCGTGACGCGCTCAACGCCGAGCGGCGCAGGCTCCCCATGGTGGAGATCGAGAAGGAGTATCTGTTCGCCGGTTCCGACGGCAAGGCGACGCTGTTCGACCTCTTCGACGGTCACGCCCAACTCATCGTCCACCACTTCATGTTCGCCCCGGAGTGGGACGCGGGATGCCCCAGCTGCTCGGCGTTCCTCGACCAGATCGGGCACCTCGCCCATCTGCGGGCCCGCGGCACCAACTTCGTCGCCATCTCCCGTGCCCCGTTCACCAAGATCCTGCCGTTCAAGGCACGGATGGGCTGGACGGTGCCGTGGTACTCGTCGAACGGCGACGACTTCAACCACGATTTCCACGCCACCGTCGACGAGGACGGCCAGACCGTCGAAGCACCGGGCCTCAGCTGCTTCCTGCGCGACGGCGACCGCGTCTTCCACACGTACTCGGCGTACGACCGCGGCACCGACTGGGTGGGCTCCTACTCCAGCCTCCTCGACCTCACCGCCCTCGGCCGGCAGGAGGAGTGGGAGCTGCCGAAGGGACGCTCGTCCGCGCTCGGAGCGCCCGCAGGCAGCGGCCTGGTGCGGTATCACGACGAGTACGAGGAGTGA
- a CDS encoding DUF3574 domain-containing protein, whose protein sequence is MPLTLSRISRTRLAVTAAATAVLAVGAPAAYASLDGSDTRARTATTASTATVARGDAYTETRLFFGTERPDGGPDVTDEQFMAFIDDEVTPSFPDGLTVQDGRGQWRDSNGKIERERSYELILLYPTSEARKRDPQIEEIRSDYEKQYAQDSVARLDDRTRVDF, encoded by the coding sequence ATGCCGCTCACCCTCTCCCGTATCTCCCGCACCCGGCTCGCGGTGACCGCCGCGGCGACGGCGGTCCTCGCGGTCGGCGCCCCGGCGGCGTACGCGTCGCTGGACGGATCCGACACGCGCGCCCGGACAGCGACGACGGCAAGCACGGCGACGGTGGCCCGCGGCGACGCCTACACCGAGACCCGGCTCTTCTTCGGCACGGAGCGCCCCGACGGCGGCCCCGACGTGACCGACGAGCAGTTCATGGCGTTCATCGACGACGAGGTCACGCCGTCGTTCCCCGACGGTCTGACCGTGCAGGACGGCCGCGGCCAGTGGCGCGACTCGAACGGCAAGATCGAGCGGGAGCGTTCGTACGAGCTGATCCTGCTGTATCCGACGAGCGAGGCGCGCAAGCGTGACCCGCAGATCGAGGAGATCCGCTCGGACTACGAGAAGCAGTACGCGCAGGATTCGGTGGCCCGCCTCGACGACCGGACCCGCGTGGACTTCTGA
- a CDS encoding helix-turn-helix domain-containing protein: MKGERFARMHCSVARASAVMADRWTVLILRDLFLGLNRYEDLRADLGIATNILADRLDLLAAEDIVERRAYQDRPVRHEYVLTPAGQELYGTVLTLMTWGDRHRSEGRPPLIPVHDTCGRPADPRVTCGHCGEVLTPETVTHTPGPGGRTAPGTALVHTVLAEG, from the coding sequence ATGAAGGGTGAACGTTTCGCACGCATGCACTGCTCGGTCGCGCGCGCGTCGGCCGTCATGGCCGACCGATGGACGGTGCTGATCCTGCGCGATCTGTTCCTGGGCCTGAACCGCTACGAGGACCTGCGCGCCGACCTGGGCATCGCGACGAACATCCTGGCGGACCGCCTGGACCTGCTGGCCGCGGAGGACATCGTGGAGCGCCGCGCCTACCAGGACCGCCCCGTGCGCCACGAGTACGTACTGACGCCCGCGGGCCAGGAGTTGTACGGCACCGTCCTGACGCTCATGACCTGGGGCGACCGCCACCGCTCCGAGGGACGCCCGCCCCTGATCCCGGTGCACGACACCTGCGGCCGACCGGCCGACCCGCGGGTGACGTGCGGCCACTGCGGCGAGGTGCTGACGCCGGAGACGGTGACGCACACGCCGGGGCCTGGCGGCCGGACGGCTCCGGGGACGGCACTGGTGCACACGGTCCTGGCCGAGGGCTGA
- a CDS encoding phosphatidylinositol-specific phospholipase C domain-containing protein, whose protein sequence is MTARVSGAGLALAVAAAGALAFGATGATGATGGTAYAASADDPAPGSPYSSTTGVGVHNAYEKAKYPYFADALDSGAGMLELDVWTNVFGSGWRVSHSNPVGNDNNCENAASPAELRTKARNQSLAGCLADMKSWHDAHPGHRPILMKVELKDGFQAKNGRGPADLDALLKSKLGDAVYRPGELAGGHATLDDAVRSDGWPQRSALTGKFVVELIPGTVEQGNPADTLWTDREYATHLRDLAAAGRLGEAAAFPAVLGAEAGDPRARYADAAIRPWFVLFDGDASAYAGGSIDTRWYADRRYLVVMSDAHNVAPAIDAVNPTEAQARERVALLARGHASIVSSDWYPLPGVLSTVLPRG, encoded by the coding sequence ATGACGGCACGGGTGAGCGGGGCGGGGCTCGCGTTGGCGGTCGCGGCGGCGGGAGCCCTCGCGTTCGGAGCCACCGGAGCCACCGGAGCCACCGGTGGCACCGCGTACGCCGCGAGCGCCGACGATCCGGCGCCCGGCTCGCCGTACTCCTCCACCACCGGCGTCGGCGTCCACAACGCGTACGAGAAGGCGAAGTACCCCTACTTCGCCGACGCGCTCGACTCCGGCGCGGGGATGCTCGAACTCGACGTATGGACCAATGTGTTCGGCAGCGGCTGGCGGGTCTCGCACAGCAACCCGGTCGGCAACGACAACAACTGCGAGAACGCCGCGAGCCCGGCCGAACTGCGCACCAAGGCGCGCAACCAGAGCCTCGCCGGCTGCCTCGCGGACATGAAGAGCTGGCACGACGCCCACCCGGGGCACCGGCCGATCCTGATGAAGGTCGAGCTGAAGGACGGCTTCCAGGCGAAGAACGGGCGCGGGCCCGCCGATCTCGACGCCCTGCTCAAGAGCAAGCTCGGCGACGCCGTCTACCGGCCCGGCGAGCTCGCCGGCGGCCACGCCACCCTCGACGATGCCGTACGCAGTGACGGCTGGCCCCAACGGAGCGCGCTGACGGGGAAGTTCGTGGTCGAGCTCATCCCCGGCACCGTCGAGCAGGGCAACCCCGCGGACACCCTGTGGACCGACCGCGAGTACGCCACCCATCTGCGGGACCTCGCGGCGGCGGGGCGCCTGGGCGAGGCCGCGGCGTTCCCCGCCGTGCTCGGTGCCGAGGCGGGCGATCCGCGCGCACGGTACGCGGACGCGGCGATCAGGCCCTGGTTCGTGCTGTTCGACGGGGACGCTTCCGCGTACGCCGGCGGGAGCATCGACACGCGGTGGTACGCCGACCGGCGCTATCTCGTCGTCATGTCCGACGCCCACAACGTCGCCCCGGCCATCGACGCCGTCAATCCGACCGAGGCGCAGGCCAGGGAGCGGGTCGCGCTGCTCGCGCGGGGCCACGCCAGCATCGTCTCGTCCGACTGGTATCCGCTGCCGGGTGTGCTCTCGACGGTGCTTCCGCGCGGCTGA
- a CDS encoding cytochrome P450, which produces MSHAPHPDPADDPADGPVDDPADGLIDDPYAVYARLRDTAPVHRVAGPDGSPAWLVTRYDDVRAALADPRLSLDKSHALPGSYRGLGLPPALDANMLNMDPPDHTRIRRLVVKAFTSRRVESQRAPIRRTADELLDAVEPLGRADLVAAYAAPLPITVICDLLGVPDGSRLDFRAWTDALVAPDPARPGAAKEAVVAMLGFFTRLLAEKRENPADDLLSDLIAVRDESEQGDRLSEDELMSLAFLILFAGYENTVQLIGNATLALLRHPDQLAALRKDPSQLPAAVEEFSRYDGPVLLAIRRFPLQDVTIGGVTVPAGETVLLSPSAANRDPRRFPAADRLDIARDTTGHLALGHGIHHCVGAPLARLETATALGALIERFPRLALGVPEDELRWRPSMRARGLLALPVTF; this is translated from the coding sequence ATGTCACACGCCCCGCACCCGGACCCCGCCGACGACCCTGCCGACGGCCCTGTCGACGACCCTGCCGACGGCCTCATCGACGACCCGTACGCCGTGTACGCGCGGCTGCGTGACACCGCCCCCGTGCACCGCGTCGCAGGACCCGACGGCAGCCCGGCCTGGCTGGTCACGCGGTACGACGACGTGCGCGCGGCGCTCGCCGACCCCCGCCTCTCGCTCGACAAGAGCCATGCCCTGCCCGGAAGTTACCGGGGACTCGGGCTGCCGCCCGCGCTGGACGCGAACATGCTCAACATGGACCCGCCGGACCACACCCGCATCCGCCGCCTGGTCGTCAAGGCCTTCACCTCGCGTCGGGTGGAGAGCCAGCGCGCACCGATCCGGCGCACCGCCGACGAACTCCTCGACGCCGTCGAGCCGTTGGGCCGCGCCGATCTCGTCGCCGCCTATGCCGCACCGCTCCCGATCACCGTCATCTGCGACCTCCTCGGGGTGCCGGACGGCAGCCGGCTGGACTTCCGGGCCTGGACCGACGCTCTGGTCGCGCCCGATCCGGCGCGACCGGGGGCCGCCAAGGAGGCCGTCGTCGCGATGCTCGGCTTCTTCACCCGGCTGCTCGCCGAGAAGCGCGAGAACCCCGCCGACGACCTGCTGTCCGACCTCATCGCCGTACGCGACGAGAGCGAGCAGGGGGATCGCCTCAGCGAGGACGAGCTGATGTCGCTCGCCTTCCTGATCCTCTTCGCCGGATACGAGAACACCGTCCAGCTCATCGGCAACGCGACCCTGGCCCTGCTCCGGCACCCCGACCAGCTCGCGGCCCTGCGCAAGGACCCATCCCAACTTCCGGCCGCTGTCGAGGAGTTCAGCCGCTACGACGGCCCCGTACTGCTCGCCATCCGCCGCTTCCCGCTCCAGGACGTCACCATCGGCGGGGTCACCGTCCCGGCGGGCGAGACCGTGCTGCTCTCCCCGTCCGCCGCCAACCGCGACCCGCGCCGCTTCCCCGCCGCCGACCGCCTCGACATCGCCCGCGACACCACGGGCCACCTCGCCCTCGGTCACGGCATCCACCACTGCGTCGGCGCACCCCTGGCCCGCCTGGAGACGGCCACCGCGCTCGGCGCCCTCATCGAACGCTTCCCCCGGCTCGCCCTCGGCGTACCGGAGGACGAGCTGCGGTGGCGCCCCTCGATGCGGGCCCGCGGGCTGCTCGCGCTGCCGGTGACGTTCTGA
- a CDS encoding nuclear transport factor 2 family protein, with amino-acid sequence MYHAIVRSKVRALWRVTGDGSGNYHPAVAMAAPDLRFRFIGDNILGAELRGPEAFADWFEQAGRRFPGMRLTLTDVVVKGWPWNTTVVVRLRVDATLADGSSYENEGIQWVRIRWGRMVEDTVLEDTARLEEAWRRQELATSGAA; translated from the coding sequence ATGTACCACGCCATCGTCCGCAGCAAGGTCCGAGCCCTGTGGCGCGTCACCGGCGACGGCAGCGGCAACTACCACCCGGCCGTCGCCATGGCCGCCCCCGACCTGCGGTTCCGCTTCATCGGCGACAACATCCTCGGCGCCGAACTGCGCGGCCCCGAAGCCTTCGCCGACTGGTTCGAGCAGGCGGGACGGCGCTTCCCCGGCATGCGCCTCACCCTCACCGACGTCGTCGTCAAGGGCTGGCCCTGGAACACCACCGTCGTCGTCCGGCTGCGCGTCGACGCCACCCTCGCGGACGGCAGTTCGTACGAGAACGAAGGCATCCAGTGGGTCAGGATCCGCTGGGGGCGGATGGTCGAGGACACGGTGCTCGAGGACACGGCGCGGCTCGAAGAGGCCTGGCGGCGCCAGGAGTTGGCCACTTCCGGCGCCGCGTAG